ggtaaaaataactgttatctcttagatactcagtttagcaattgttgcaatttgactaaggtggaatctactcaTATTCATAAACGTATTGATCACAtaaattatcgccttctaactaagatcatcaataaagaacttgttagaggtgttcccaaaatcaatgctaagattgaGGGTGTCtgcggtgcctgtcaaaagggtaaaaaaacgaaagttccacataaatcatctcgagatattctcactaaagctccacttgatttaattcatatggatctcttcgtacctattcaacaacctactgttgcgggtaagaagtatgctttagttatggtagatgattacaccagattcacttcaGTGGCATTTTTAgttcataagaatgaaacccatggtgaattcaagattattattaatgtagttgcatcttttctgatgactacacccaagtggatctaaaggctataaactactcaaacattcaagattcaagatgaacaagatgtaaagaataTGAAAACtaaagattaacacaagcatataacgtggttcgtccATGAAGACCTATGTCCACGGGAAAAAAGATGTGTTCTTTAtttattataaggtcttacccttgaaagaactACAAATGTCACTTAGACTTCTTATTCTCTCTATCTCTAgatctctctcaataattctctgtagaaagaccatctaaaatgTTACATAAATTGTCCATATCCTtccatggactggtatttataggcaaATTAGACTCGTGAAGGCCTGGTCTCGCCGAGCGGGTGGAGCTATCATACATCGCCTTCGCTGCTTCATAATGGTtttatactatccctcgtgatcgcttgcttggttctccctccgagtcGTCTCGCTCTACTCGTCATCGTATAGCTCTTGTCTGGAGAACCTCGTGCTTTATCACCTCTGGGTCATAGTATAGATCGCCCGAGCCTCCCATTGCGATGCAGATTCGTCCACgtctgttcttatccttcattaaatgcagtctttatttttagacttgaccgtctgagcggaTTATACCACTCctcacacgcgtcattcatgtggcgttGTAGCAGGCGTCTCGATTCAGACGAACTCATCTTTTTAGAGTAGGACTCGGTGTTTCTATCTCATCATCTTATTATATATTCATCCCTTAGGATGTTGACACGTGACCATCGGGTAATTTACCCTCacattttgttccttttctttgaaACTTGCCaagggcatgatgggaagaaaacttcgTAACGCCCCGTCTTTATCGCCAAGTCCGAGATTTCCGCCACGTCTGCACTTTTATTGCGCTTTTACCTGTTGAACTTGAGGCGCCGGTTGGTTATCCATTGGTTTCTTATAAAATATTTTGGGAGAAGAGAATGACGCCTTTATTATCTGTTTTCAGAGTTCAgaactttttcattctttctcttctttgtctCTTGTTGTTTCTTCTTAACTTCTTGTCTCCTATAAATAAGTTCATTATGTCTGGGAGAAACTCTCCATCTCGACATCCAAGACAGTACGGTcctctttctttgtttttacttttgttttctccGGTGGTTTACACCGTTATTTTGAACTGTGTGATTGTCATATTTGTTTGGATAAATGGTTCTTGCCATTGTTATTTTGGATTCCGTGATCATCATGATTACTTCAATCGATGATTCTCTCCATTGTTTTTCAACTGTGAAGTTTCTAAGAATCGCCATTATCGTCTCTGTCTTTTTGTTGTTTTCGCCGGTTTTTCACCGGTGTATATTCTGATTTATCTCTAATTTGTTCTTCTCAGTGCTGATAAGAGACCTGTGGATCCTTCCAATACTAATCGTGCTTCcgatctttctgatgaagcttaCCTGGAGATGGTAAAAGTTACTTATCGTCTGAGAAGATTTTAGGTTTCATTTGCCAGTCCGGCGGGTCAAACCGGCATCTTGACCAATAAGATCTTGATGGATAACCCTTGTGGTCCCAACGAGATCATCGTGACTGTAGGCCATCTAGAGGCGGGGCTTCATCTTCCTCTATATTGCCCGCTAGATCCATTCCAGTACGAGGTGCTTTCTAGGCTTACTCGCCAACGAGGTATTTTTCAACCCAATGGTAACTACTATAGGATTATGCGAGAGTGCAATCAGCAATGTAAGGGTAGAGTTACTATTCATGAGAAGAACGAGTTCGATTCTTATCAGAAGGAGTTGTACTCACCCGATACTTTTTTGGAGAACTATTGGTGTCACCAGGCGTCCGATGCATTTGAGGGATTTGGAGTTGGGATTTCTAGGTCTCGTAAACTTCCCAGGGGTCCTCGGCTCATGACCGATTTGGATCCCCCTTATCCCAGTAACATCATGCTCCGCAAGACTCATGATCCTAGATGGTTTTTGTTTCCTCTTCGCATCGTGGGGCCTTACATTTTTGGTTGGGATGAACTTGGCAATGTCCTTCCTGGGATTCCTGATATGGATAGTCATCTGCCTCCTTATAAGCCATGGGAGCTTAGATGGGTTCCACATCGTAGGCGTCCTTCACCGTCTCCCCGATCTATTGAGGATGTTAAGGTAGAAAATATTGTCTTAATGTTTTTACGAATATATACCTTGCCCTTGTTTGATGCCTTAGCATTCGATATTATTTTGTTTTGGGAAGAGGAGAAGGGATGCTGATGGTTCTGGGCCATCTAATGCTCCTGCGATTATGGAAGAGCATGCCATGGAAGTTGATATTGGTGTATTGTTCTGTGAGAATGAGATAGTGGACCTTGGTGATGCATTCTTTGATGATCTTGACCAATCCTTGTTGAATGATCCCGTCAATCCCAATAACGCTGTTATTGTATCGGATGTGAGTCTGCCCCAGGCGAGTAATCTCGCTGACAAGGGTGATGTTCCCGATACGAGTGCTCGGGTTGGAGGTGGTGTTAATGTTAATGGTATTCTTCCTGTGGTTCCGAGTGTTGGTGCTCATGGTGTACCAAGTACCTTTGCTGGTGGCTTTCCTCCTGCTCCGACGGTTCCGTCTAGTTCGTCTTCCGCTGTGTATTTGTTCAGTGGGGGGTTCGAGGCGATGAAAATACTATGCTCGGATCAGTATGCTCGGCTGAGTGAGGACGAGCAAGCTCGTATCTTAACTTCTTTCCTAAGTCCGCTCAACAACAGCTTGTGCACGCGGTATGTATTGAACACCTAACCTTGGTTTATTAGCTTTGAGTTTCTTAGTGCCTCAGTTTTGACTGCTATTGTTGTCTGATTCACTAGAGAAACAATTTGAGAACTGGCATGCTGTCTGAGACCCGTATCGCTAGGAAGCGAGCCAGGTCTGTCGAGCAAGAGGTCCAGCAACTTCGTGTTGTTGTGGAGATGGCTAAGCAGGAAGCCTTATCTTTTCGTCAGGATAAGAAAGAGTTGGAAGGTATTTATTTTGTCTATATTTTGCGCCTTCATGATAGGTTTTAGATTTCTGAATTAGTCCCTCTATTTGTAGCCACCGTCAAACAATTGGAGGATATGTTATATAATATTGGTCGTAAGCATGGAAGAGAACTTGCCAATTTGAATCTCGATGTGAGTTCTCGTCAATGCAACTTGATTGTGAACTCGATGTGAGGAGAGGCTAGATAAtattcaccacaacacaacttgattgtgttgtcatgtgcatcttgtctcatgtgcctgttcaaaagagacaagatcttgcacaccaaaggcttttaaaaattttgttttgacttttttttaccttgtgttgtttggtttttggaattcctccatatttgatattggaaaggaccgtttttccaaaagaagagggttattatcgacaattctactctttatagggttgtgagttggacgtgtacgaacctgtttaaaggtttcgaaaccctacattcccttttccttctctgatactctttacatattaagactgcttgttgaggtttGATTGTGAACTCCTCCCACAAAACTGTGCTTTCGTGGATACTCCAAGCACCATGTCTTCTAAAGGAAaatatatcaatatgattgttaatccatcaatctcTAAGGAAAAACAGAAATCTCAATTGtctccaactttaaaaagaaaaagaaggaatgtgaggaagccaagagttgttccttcaaactctcagaagttttctgatgttcttaaagagttgaagctggcaagaaaggagattcagcaaataaaggcttgagttctaagatcattggaaattcagaaggccctggttcgacatcatcagctaaGAAGGttcattggtattgactccttccctcatgaaccatatgttccaatggctgttgacgacaaggagttcggggacgacaaggaatttttcaaagatcttaatgtctaggaaacttcttaagataatttttattcttgtttttgtttagaaggataactagggtttggaatagccattatagtgagtacacatagctatatccaacgttttcatcttcatgtttttagatttatttatttaaattctaaagttgttttgggaagatgatttttgcagtatcaatctttatggttttatatattgcaatatgtaataggttatgtgtgtttgcgtccgtgaactattattgtcccataaaatgtcaaaatttatctctttcatatgtcgatatgcatgtattgatacaagatcgatgaacttttgacaaacaaaagttaagcctattatgtcaattctttgatggaagataggttaaaatcttttgtttacaaagattatgtctattatatgtcattatgcaaatagtgatgaagatagaatgaatctttgtatattccgcaatattgatcttccctgatccatattttatgtatatattgtgcggctccataagtcttcttatgtgagcatttccgactagACTAATcgtagattcgtttgtgattaatttggttgtgtattccgattaaattaatcatgggttttcttgtggttagtttaattgatatttttggatacgaaatcattttgtggtttttggtgtccaaataaatccttattttatcctgaaagtaaggtctctcttgttgttctttcgggaatgacatcaaatgggggagagttcttttgaacctgcgcttaatttccatatctttgtggggagtacggctgtggaatatttgaggagttatcttgtatctttataaactccgtgatgaatgcttcggctttatgattgcatctaaacaaagttgatatgtacttttctttggtcttgaagtgtctccatgaaaatttcattagaatAGCGTTTtcctacctttgccaattttattgacaaaaagggggagaattaatatgtagttcacactacaaatatatatggttttcggatcattatgtaaaggggagtggtttcgtgttgagacgaagtatttaataagggggagtgatacatatcaccatagtattattgtcaaggttgtgatataagaactttgatgctgtgtgataatactatgacactgtataacaatgatcgagagcttttgttttctcattgttatggctacggaacttcaacaactatgatgctgaactgaacatctatggaatcatgggagtacttggaaaagatgaagttttcgagtaatgttgaagcaccaaggagatcaagcatgtggacgaaaatctacaaagttttatctattttgtaatccatatgtattgatagttttgttagtaaaattgacaaagggggagattgttagaacattgctcggtcgaactcgcatgcgtttctatctcaagcatgtttgtcaatattagtgatcacaactatatgtcttgatttatattttacttatgactaagtctcggtctaggatagttaagtgtagttgaactccagactccacgacgataatcttacgaagacgaagaaatactcgaggaaccagtggaacttcatccgactaaaaaggtatgtggagacttggacttaCCTATCAATCAAAGTTTACTCTATCctctactcttgagacaatagtcgtatacgtatgatagttttcatacatacacatttgctatttcaagccgagtttactcgcctatctttttctagaaatatgtgttagtaagctttttctttaaccaaactcatctttacccgtgacgatagtcatgatgatgtttaaatcttgaaaatagctttgatgacgatagtcgtgaataacgattgttataacattatagaagaatgtttcaatgattgaaatgtagagttgagattaccaactatggatataagcatatagtgtattcgcacattagtgtataaatccatgtgtcgaaaaccaagtgtgtgcatatgtgtgcatacggtattggtgaaggagacaggttgcgtacgcgtaccagcggaagttttcaaccgaaaatttctgctgagtttgtagttttcaaactagtaaaccagtcaccttaggtacgcatacccgtacgcgtacccacagaatttttcgaaccaaaaatttctgctgagtttgtaaactcaaatccggtagctaaggtacgcgtacccaagctggttattgctcaatcggtagttcatgaacttaaaacaataaattataaggaatgcaatatttgcaaaccgtgggtatattgttcatgatttgattcaaatggatcaaaccgattttgtttcaattgtgcctatgaataaagacctatgcaattgaacaattcttcaactagttcttatgagtcatttgaactagttatgtgaagaagatgaatacggttaatatgaaagtgctcatatggatagccattggttaactatttgtgaaccaactaagtgtacacgtttaggtacggttactcatacctaaatgaaatacatttcatttgtgtgtgacaagctaagtttcgatctaacggttgaaagatattagcttgtataaatcaggtttttcatctaacggtgaatattgaatgctttcttaccaaggtaacttggattgcaaaccctgatttgaaaactatataaaggagacatctaacaactggaaaaactaGTCCCTAATTTTTCTACTAAAAACGGTCTCTTAACAAAGATTGTATCTTCAACTGAGATGGAAGGCATATTAAGATCCTGAAAAGAGAGTCCTGAAGCATGTTGTTTAGTGAAAAGGGAAGTATAAAAATCAACAACCTCATTAGCAATTTGTGCTTATCATAAGTGTcatcaccatctatattaagACAATTAACACTGTTAACTTTATACTTCTAAGATGTTATTTGGTGAAGATATTTGGAATTTCTTTCACCATCCTTTAACCACCGCTCTTTAATTGTTGTCCCTATTTCCTTGCGAAGTCTAGAATTAGGGAAGCATGTTTAACCTTAGCATTTTCTCTAACCAAGGCATCATTATTATATAGTTACGAAATTTGTTCCACACTAAgcacatcaatttcatcttctaaagAGTTAATCTGAAGTTCTAGGTTGCCTAACGATTTTTTCCAAGATTTGATGAAAATTTTTAAGGCCCACAGCTTCTTCACAAAAACATAACTAGGCTTGCCAAAAAATGTCAGATTAGCCCACCATAGTTTAAAGTTTTCAATAAAagaagaaacctgttttgaggcatactaaatgatgATGCCATCTAGGGTATCTTTATAAGGGGTATCTAAGCATACCAAAATTACTAGGTTACCCTTTAATTAGATTAAATTACTTAAATATCTTTCAATttaattaagaacttaaactaaaataaattaagTTACTGAAATGCgcttaattaaattaaaaatctAAACTAAAACTAATCAAAACCTAGAATTATTCAACACAtttcttattatttcttcttttttctttttctttttccattttcaGCAGCCAAACCCCCTCCATGAAACCCCCCGATAATGTATATTAGAAGGTATTTCACAAAAACCCATCTAGATTTTGACCATTATTGCTTAGTTTGATGGATAGAATAGGGTTTCTTTGATTATCAAAAGTTGGTCCCGCCCAAAAGTTTGCGACAAAAACAGACGAACTTAggcctttttgttttttttttctatgtgGAAGATCAGTTCGGCAGTAATTAGTAATTCAACTTTTAGCCGAACTCAGGCTACAACTTAGGGTTCAACGAAGTTCGGCTCATTTTACTTCTCAATGTTTTCAGCCGAACAGGTAAACTTGGCAGAGTTTTGTAATGCAATACAGTCCGGTTGATTTAACTCGCATAGGTTTTAAGCCGAACATCACTCTATATATTTTAATCTTTTTTAGTTATTGGCCGAATTATGTTCTTTATGACCGAACATAGTATATACTTTAGGCGAACGTTGAATTATTAGCCGAACCTTATATCGAacaagccgaactgttcttcccgTGAGAAGTTCGGCTCTTATATTTCGGCCTAACCAAGTATTGAACCCCGAAGAAGTTcggaaaattttaatttttttggagctaaaaaagagagattaaatgTCGTATACGGGTATACATGTGTAATATTATCAGAAGGTTCTTCATTAATGTATCCGTCCTATGGATTTGGCTTCaaatccccaaatttcaaaaaccctagttttttttcacttcttcctcTCTCAAAAACCCCACTCTTACTTAAAACTCATATTTTTTTCGACTAACTAACAACTTAACTTAGTCAATCATTAACATTACTAATTAATCATTATTATTAAAACTAAttataatcattaacactaattgaATGAGGGTAGTTAGCcattatcaaaactaattgggagGTGGATATCTCTTACGATGACGCCTTTGTGATGCTTACCATTGAATCTTCCAAAACTAATTGGGGGGTGGATATCGGGATCAGCAGTTGGGATGCTAGTACCTTCCAAAACCAGATGACCATTTTCAATAGTAGGAACCTGTAagtggttttttttcttctttttttccgacgtctttctttcttttatgagAGACCCACTCGCCAAGGATCTTTTCTTGATCAATTAACCTCTCCCCATTCGTACACATCTCTGCACAAGGATCAACCACAGTAGACGATGCATTCGAAACAACACCCCCACCACATGCCATCCACTTTTCTGGTTGAGAAATCCCTGTCTCATCACTACTACTCCCACATCTATTAGCCTCTTTTAAAGACTGATTCACAAAATAAGCTTCCACATCAGATGTTGTGTTCTGCATTATTTCCTTAGGGTCAATGTTGTCACCTGCAACTAAAGAAGACTTCTTTGGAATCGAAACATCATTATTCTTTGGGGTTGGGTTGTAGATGCATTTTACACTTGAATGACCAAAGATCTTGCAATGAGAGCAAGCAATTGGCTTCCAAGGGTATTTTACTTTTACCGTAAGCTTTATATCATCAATTTTGACTGGAAGCTCAGTAGGGAAAGAACAATCAGCTGCAATTTCGACACAGACTCTAGCAAACGACATTCTAGTCTTCAATGTAGTTTGTGAGTCTGTCATGATCGGTTTACCCACTAAACTACCAATCCTAGCTAAACCAACATCATTCCagagatgaattggtacccccTGAGATTCATACACAGAGGCACAGTTTTAATGGAATCAATATGAGATTCTATGAAGGGTGACCAAGGTCTAATAAGAAATAACTTTTTTGCAATTTGTACTGAACCTAATTCCAAAATTCGAGCTCTATCTTCTTCTTGAATAAACTTGAAAAGGAAAGCATTTTCTCCATGAATGGTCATGGTAAAATCCCCTTTTGTCTTCCACTGGGAAGATAAACTATCTTTCACAAAAGGAAAAGCTAGCCTATTCCCTACAAAATAACCAACTACCAGAGATTCATAATATTCAATTTGAGATTTGAGTTCACCTGATGAAAAAATTGCCGTTGGTTGACCATCAACCGAGGTCGGTTCTTCATAACTAGGAAGCTTCATTGATGGAGCGGAAGTACTTTAGATGTTGTGACCATTCCCATTCCAGCAagagttagggtttggttttgaAGCTCCATTAACTCCAAAGGATGAAGAAGGAACTGGTAACAGCGGAAAATCCTCTAACCCAAGGTTTAAATCATTACCAATTGCAGATTTAGATGCTGATTCACTCTGATTAGTGTTCGAAatcggaggaggaggaggaaaatGGCTTCCAGCCATGGAGAAACGCAAGAGATTTGATGCCCTAGGAATCGCCTCTATTTCCCCTCTCTTGCTTAGTTTTTTGTGGTGTCTTTTTCCAACcttcaaagaaagaaaagaatactCAATTCAAATGGGCTTAGCTTCAGTGTGCGATCTAAATACAGATCACTACTTAGTGACTTTGTATATTAATGTGTACATTCACAATAGTTGCTGCAATGTCAAATTGTCTCACCATAAGTTGATATGCAAACATAAAGTCCATCTAGAATGAGAATCACATTAAAAGTTGGGTTGCCAAAAAGATTAGTGCATATAAAAAGCAACTTTGAGTAGCAGGTAAACCAAAAAATTTGTTGAAACGATTGTCTAGATTAATTATGTTTGTTCTGCAATTTTGCTTACCAGCCGAAGAGGGAATTTAAACACGCAAATTGGTGAGGCTCTCGGAATATGTGGAAATAGACATTGTTTGCAAAGCTTTTGCATTCTTCAAAATTAGTTTCAACCATCTCATCTGCATTGGGTTACCAGTGAAGTCGAAAAAGTGAACCGATTTAAGGTGTAGAAATAAGCATTCAAGATCGTTCACCACATCGACTGTCCAATCATCATCTTCGCTGCAATGGTTGTCTTCTCCATCGGAAGCATCTGAGTCGCTGCCATCATCCTTGGCAGCATCAACATCAATGCCGCTGCCTGCAAtgtcatattcttcttcttcgtcatcacTAGGCACCGACTAGATTGAAATTGAAAAAGATAAGACAAATATCAAAAGATAATTACCACGTACATAATTGGTTAACAAatcttgtaaatttttttttgcaaaaaactgAAATTTTTGTAGAACTTTCCTTGTTAAATACAAGGGACTCCAGATTGGGTGTTGCTTTCAGCAAAACAACTAGTGCTTTATCAGCGGTTAGTTTCTCATTAACTCCTTGGTATTATGAAATGTTGGAAACTTTTCTAATAGGTCGTCTGCAAAGGAGAGAGCCTATTCTTGACAGggcaagaacaaaaaaaaaagtaagtttCATGGAGTTTGATTAAACATTGAACAGGGAAAGAATACCTGTAGGGTTTCATCAGAAACACTTAGGCGTTTTACATTCGCAAGGGCTCGAAGAAACTGACT
This DNA window, taken from Papaver somniferum cultivar HN1 chromosome 3, ASM357369v1, whole genome shotgun sequence, encodes the following:
- the LOC113362129 gene encoding uncharacterized protein LOC113362129: MKNRPRLMVNQRQFFHQGVPIHLWNDVGLARIGSLVGKPIMTDSQTTLKTRMSFARVCVEIAADCSFPTELPVKIDDIKLTVKVKYPWKPIACSHCKIFGHSSVKCIYNPTPKNNDVSIPKKSSLVAGDNIDPKEIMQNTTSDVEAYFVNQSLKEANRCGSSSDETGISQPEKWMACGGGVVSNASSTVVDPCAEMCTNGERLIDQEKILGEWVSHKRKKDVGKKEEKKPLTGSYY